TGCATTCGCTATTTGAGACATTAATGCCAACATGGTTTCTATGCCATGACGCTTTAACCCATAACGACGCTCATAATTAGAACCTAGTGCTCGATCTAATGCCCTGAAAAAATTCAAACAAATTTCTTTTAATGAGCCATTATGAGAGCAATTCTATTTTCAAATATACCACTTGTTCTACATTTAGCTCAGGATGATAAATCACTTGCGGATATGTAGCTAAAATACGGTGCAACGAGGTAGTTTTACCACTACCTGAACAACCAATTAATAATAAACTTTGGGCTGTGGATCGGGCCTCTTCAAAGCGAAATGTATCTAACTCCCCTTTTTGAACACGCTCATAGCCATTTTGCAAGTGCTTTTATAAATCTCCTGTTTTAGGATTCCTACCAACATATCCACCACGAATCATGACCGAAATACGTTCACTCAACAGCATGTGTGTTCCTAATGGCTGAAAATATTCATCAGGGATACGACAAATAGTATGTGCTCTGATGACACGAGATTTTTGTAGATCTAATGAGGTAATCTGTAAAAAGGATTTCAGAGATTCTGCACTATTCACAGACTCTTGCAATGGTGGCAAAGCCTCAATAAAAGGATTACCACGATAAGCCTCTACACCTGTCTCACGATAAACTGCCTGAATTTGGGTAGCATTCATTCTTCATCTTCCTCTGGAGGATCCTGAAATAACTCAGGTATATAGGTTGGTAGACTGTAATCCTCCTCATCTATTTCCGATGAATTGAAAGGGATTATCTTAGCCTCTTTACCTGTTGAATTAGGTTTCAAACATTCTGCACGTTTTTTCCGCTCTAAGGTCACAGCCTCTTTCTTATTAGCTTTAATCTGCTGAAGACGTTTTGATTTTGTCTCAGTAATATTAGGTGTTAGCTTGTTCGCTTGTTGAATAGTCTGCTGAATAAATAGTTCAAGCTCCCTGCGTTTAGCTAATTCATCCTGCTTAGCATTAGCTTTATTGTGTTTTTCCTGTGCTTGTATGTCCCAAACCTCCCAAAAAGAGAGGCCTTCAAATTGCCGACTGCGTTCTGTTAGATTACAGCGCCAAAAAACACGGCTGCCAGCTTTCGGAAATAGATAAATCGTATCAACTAGCACTGGATCATAAGCTGCTTCTAAGTTTTGAGGTCTAACTATCTCAACACTCCGCTGCAACCACCCCTCACGTAAAATCTCTGATCCAGAGTAATACAACCCCCATAAATTAATGCCAAATGAAGAAATAGAAACCTTTCGACGGGGTAGTAATGCTACTCGTAACTGCTCTTGTTCCAAAACCCTCAAACTACCAGTGCGATTCTGCATCCCCCATTGCCATAGCTGAATAGGAATAGACGGTAGATCTGTAGGAAAATCGGAATCTCGATCATATTTATCCATCACCAAATGATTATTTCTAAATAGAATCGTGCGCAAAATAATTTGTGTAAATTCAAATACTGATAAAGATACTTCTAGCCTGTAGTCTATCTCACCGTGACTTTTAATCCTGCTACCCTCCACAATCCCAGGCGCAAAGGACTTAAATTCGGCTTGAAGCGTCCTAAATGTGCTTTCCACAATTCCTTTAGCATCACCACGTCTAGGTGGAGCACTTTCCACACGTACATTAAAACTTGATACCAATGCTTCGACCTGATGACTCATTAACTCACCACGATCTGCAAGTAATACATCCGGCAAACCTACGCACGGCCAATCTGATCTACCAATCTCAATATCATGCTGGGCACAAATGGTCGTTTTATCAGAGCAAGCATTTACAAACGCTTGCATCGCTATTACATAAGATGGAGATTCAAAACCAATATAAAAACCAGTGATCATCCGACTAAATACATCAATCACAATATAAAGTGTCGGTCTTCCTATAATTTTTTGACGATCATATGGTCCACTAGATAAATATCAGCAATAGTAGCATCAATTTCATAACGACTACCTGGGCCTAGAGCCTGAGAGGTTGCTGTACTACTCAATGGTCTTACATCTTTTCTATATACTCCTGTTTTGACCCTAGATTTTAAACGCTGAACTTTAGGATATTCTCGATCATAAAAATAACGAAACTGTCGTAGAGTTGGGTAATTCTCTTGAGCAACTCGAGGAAAATACTGAGCAAACAAGTCTACAAATCGTCTATAGGCAACTGTAGTTTTTGTACCTTTTTGATTTATTAGGTGTTTTTCTATGGTCAATCTAAAAAGACGTTCAATTTCTGGTGTGACCTTTATTCCTTCACCCTCTCCATATTTTCTAGCTCGGCCAATTTTTATTGTTCCTGTCGTTGAACGACTTTCACCTGGAGCACCACTATTTTTGTAGTCAGGAATTAATGCGTTAGGAGTTTGACCTCTCTGCCAATAACGGCGCAACAATTTATAAACTGTGGTTTTAGTAATCTTATATTCTTGAACTACATGTTCAATAAGCTCACTTCTGACTCTAGGATCAAAACAATCCTTACTATTAATAACAGGAAGAATTTTTCGATAATCCTCATCACGCTTCTGGAAACTTATAGAATCTACTGCAGGCTCTTCTAAGTCCAGATATACATAAGGATCATCAGTTCTGATTAAGCGCCCCGCATCTAAATACTGCATTAGTAATAGCTCGGTGCTGGTTTCTGGAACACCTTTCCCTACATTTATTTGTATCCAAATAATTTGGCCATTTTTTATTGCTAAAATGCGATATGGATTATTGTCAAATAGCACAACTTCATTAATTTGCCACATATAATAACTCCTCCGTATTGACTACTTGGCCAATCCATAGGTCCATACAATTATTTGATCTAAAAGGCTTATAAATATTGATTTTAATAAACCCATTTGCAGTTAATGTCCTAATTTCACTCAATGTTTTACCGAGTTCTAAACCATAAGCAATATCTACCTGTTTGCAGGCAGTGATAATATTTTTATCCCCATTGTCTTGCAAGATAGAAGCCAATGTTGGGAGTTGTGCTAAAAGTTCTGCAGAAACTATTTCAGTTTTAGCTGAATAAAGCCACTCAATATTTTCTTTTACAACAGAATCTATTTCTTTATCAGTAAAAATGAACCAAGGAATTTGCTTCTGCTGCCAATAACGGCGCTCTAGCTCTAATTTTTCTAAAGTACGTTCATCTTGTAGAGCAATAGCAGGCTTAACTTGAATAGCAAACTGTTTATCTTTACTATCTACCAAAAAATCAGTAGACATAACCTGGTCCACACCACGAATAGCAGGATGTTTAATTCCATTATCTAATGCAATTTGTTTGGTGTCACTAAGTAGCAAAGGAAACTGTTCCCGTATATCCAACACGCTATTCTCCCACTCAAGGCTGAGAAAAACAGCAAGTTCTAAATCAGAGAGTAAATGATGAACTCGTTCAGTTTTATGAGAATAAACACGGTGAGAACGGCCCAAGGAAGGGACTTCTTGTACTGTTAACCATGGACTATAATTCTTGCCATGCCCCTGACCCCGCCCATCTTTAATACGACGGGCAATTTGTACATCAGAGAATGAAGACTTTGTTTTAGCCATAATAAAAATCCAGTATACTTTTTTACAGCATAACTGGATTGATCTTGGTTTACAACTATTTTGTATAGTTTAGAAATATTTTGTCTTATTTAAAACTTAATTGTCCGCCCACAATTTGATTAACGTGCCGATAATTATTATTCCACCGTTACCGCTTTAGCAAGATTTCGTGGTTGATCCACATCTGTGCCTTTAATTAACGCAACGTGGTAAGAAAGTAGCTGTAATGGTACCGTATAGAAAATTGGTGCAGTTACAACATCAACTTTCGGTAATACAACGGTTTTAAAGCCATCTGCATTATTAAAACCTGCATCGTGATCGGCAAATACATAAAGCTGTCCGCCTCTTGCTCGCACTTCCTCAATATTTGATTTTACTTTCTCAAGTAAATCATTTTCAGGAGCCACAACAATAACTGGCATATCACTATCAATTAACGCCAATGGTCCGTGTTTTAACTCACCAGCTGCATAGGCCTCTGCGTGAATATAAGAAATTTCTTTTAATTTTAATGCAGATTCCATTGCGATTGGGTAAAACTCACCTCGTCCTAAGAATAGAGTATGATGTTTATCTGCAAAATCTTCTGATAATTTTTCAATCTCTTTATCAAATACTAACGCACTTTCGATTTGTGCGGGTAAACGTTGCAAAGCTTGTACAATATGCTGCTCTTGTGCTTCGGTGAGATTACTTTTTAAACGTCCAATGGCTGTGGTTAATAAGAGCAAACAGGTAAGCTGTGTAGTAAAGGCTTTCGTTGATGCTACACCAATTTCCACCCCAGCTTTCGTCATAAAAGCAAAATCAGATTCACGCACTAACGATGAACTAGCAACATTACAAATTGTCATTGCTGACATAAAGCCTGATTCTTTCGCTAAACGCAATGCCGCCAACGTATCCGCAGTTTCACCTGATTGTGAAAGTGTAATCA
This portion of the Vespertiliibacter pulmonis genome encodes:
- a CDS encoding TnsA endonuclease N-terminal domain-containing protein, giving the protein MAKTKSSFSDVQIARRIKDGRGQGHGKNYSPWLTVQEVPSLGRSHRVYSHKTERVHHLLSDLELAVFLSLEWENSVLDIREQFPLLLSDTKQIALDNGIKHPAIRGVDQVMSTDFLVDSKDKQFAIQVKPAIALQDERTLEKLELERRYWQQKQIPWFIFTDKEIDSVVKENIEWLYSAKTEIVSAELLAQLPTLASILQDNGDKNIITACKQVDIAYGLELGKTLSEIRTLTANGFIKINIYKPFRSNNCMDLWIGQVVNTEELLYVAN